In Numidum massiliense, a single genomic region encodes these proteins:
- a CDS encoding replication initiation and membrane attachment family protein, with amino-acid sequence MSWAWQELSPGDSWTVKTHRPLQAAEISALMHLYQPIIGVEAAALYITLALQGSFYVAAESPAHTHRFLLGLLALPLDRILAARHKLEAVGLLKTFKRGEELGNHYRYVVMPPLEPSTFFKTDVLSITLLNRLGKERFRFLREQFTAGEQAEGETEAQEVTKKFGEVFTSITPSELTVGEDSELQPLVAQLETAAATDVETGPNFTGDTLDWSFLEAHAAAVGSLEALTAEERDIIAGWAFFYQLEEIELAKALQNPRLYDEANTLKLDRLHAFIKQEYRFRYGVAPDLRVKQPMVPAVEPLPGPTADRSTDQTKNQSAASHPANQPAASHPANQAAASPDSQADGGRGTGEGAQGGERQPREQQSVEDMHRQWLSKLSPLELLERYQRGGKIPEADIELVEALYEQYGLPTGVINVLIEYVLLTNEYKLPRPLVEKMAGHWRRANVKTVEEAQALALRQQQQPRTRAGRDPYTKARKGPYATKAKSRGTSSASRSTGSRREQARNPARNETEEVTAEDEAQFAAILQKLRKNRGG; translated from the coding sequence ATGAGTTGGGCATGGCAAGAATTGAGCCCGGGCGACAGTTGGACCGTGAAAACGCACCGTCCGCTGCAAGCTGCGGAGATCAGTGCGCTGATGCATTTGTACCAACCGATCATCGGGGTCGAAGCGGCCGCCCTATACATTACGCTTGCACTGCAGGGCAGTTTTTACGTTGCCGCGGAATCGCCTGCGCATACACACCGTTTTTTGCTAGGACTGCTAGCATTGCCCCTAGACCGCATCCTCGCAGCACGCCACAAATTAGAAGCAGTCGGCTTACTCAAAACGTTCAAACGGGGTGAGGAATTAGGCAATCACTACCGTTATGTCGTGATGCCACCGCTCGAACCGAGCACTTTTTTTAAGACAGACGTGTTAAGTATTACGTTGTTGAACCGGTTAGGCAAAGAACGTTTTCGCTTTTTGCGGGAGCAGTTCACAGCGGGGGAGCAAGCGGAAGGGGAAACAGAGGCACAAGAAGTAACGAAAAAATTTGGCGAAGTGTTTACGAGCATTACGCCGTCCGAATTAACCGTCGGCGAGGACAGCGAGTTACAGCCGCTCGTCGCGCAGTTGGAAACGGCCGCCGCTACAGACGTTGAAACGGGGCCGAATTTTACAGGGGATACGCTAGACTGGTCGTTTTTAGAGGCACACGCCGCTGCCGTCGGGTCGCTTGAGGCATTGACGGCGGAAGAGCGAGACATCATCGCCGGGTGGGCTTTTTTTTATCAGTTGGAGGAAATAGAACTGGCTAAGGCACTGCAAAATCCACGCCTATACGATGAAGCAAACACGCTTAAGCTAGACCGCCTACACGCATTCATTAAGCAGGAGTATCGGTTTCGTTACGGCGTGGCGCCCGATTTACGCGTGAAGCAACCGATGGTGCCCGCTGTAGAGCCGTTGCCTGGGCCTACCGCTGATCGATCGACTGATCAAACGAAGAATCAATCGGCTGCCTCCCATCCAGCGAATCAACCCGCTGCTTCTCATCCAGCGAATCAAGCGGCAGCTTCTCCCGACAGCCAAGCGGACGGCGGGCGCGGGACGGGTGAAGGTGCGCAAGGCGGGGAGCGACAGCCGCGGGAACAACAGAGCGTGGAAGACATGCACCGTCAGTGGTTGTCCAAACTGTCGCCACTGGAATTGTTGGAACGATATCAGCGCGGAGGAAAAATCCCCGAAGCAGACATCGAACTCGTCGAAGCGCTGTACGAACAGTATGGCTTACCGACGGGTGTCATTAACGTGCTCATCGAGTACGTGCTCTTGACCAACGAGTATAAACTACCGCGTCCGCTCGTAGAAAAAATGGCGGGACATTGGCGCCGCGCCAACGTAAAGACGGTGGAAGAAGCGCAGGCATTAGCGCTACGGCAGCAACAACAGCCGCGGACTCGCGCAGGGCGGGACCCGTACACAAAGGCGCGGAAAGGGCCGTATGCGACAAAGGCAAAATCGCGCGGTACCTCCTCCGCCAGCCGCTCAACCGGGTCGCGGCGTGAACAGGCGCGCAATCCCGCGCGGAACGAAACGGAAGAAGTGACCGCAGAGGATGAGGCGCAGTTTGCGGCCATTTTGCAAAAGCTGCGGAAAAACAGAGGGGGGTAG
- the dnaI gene encoding primosomal protein DnaI has product MHSFQDAVRSLAEQLPRKRGDSAEAHLQTLLRHPLVQQFRREHPELTRDAFERSLNRIAQYVRERDHCDRCPGLTQCPNVVSGHQPTLVPYAGYIDLHVQPCALKRQEEQEKKRRARIRSHYVPADVLAVTFETLDFDGARKEAIIAASTFAASFQPSEHARGLYLYGDFGVGKSCIAAAMAHELAQRDISVFMVYVPEFFRELKESLQDGSSAHKIEAVKTVDVLILDDLGAEVISPWVRDEVLGSILQYRVANKLATVYTSNLSYEELEEHLAYSQKNGFEALKAKRIMERIRHETDAYYVGGPNRRGGA; this is encoded by the coding sequence ATGCATTCGTTTCAAGATGCGGTGCGTTCACTGGCCGAACAATTGCCGCGTAAGCGAGGGGACAGTGCGGAGGCGCATTTACAAACATTGTTGCGCCACCCGCTCGTGCAACAGTTTCGGCGCGAGCACCCGGAACTTACGCGCGACGCATTCGAGCGCTCGCTCAACAGGATTGCGCAGTATGTACGAGAGCGGGATCATTGTGATCGCTGTCCAGGGCTAACGCAATGTCCGAATGTCGTTTCGGGGCACCAGCCTACTCTCGTGCCGTATGCCGGGTACATCGACTTACACGTGCAGCCTTGTGCACTCAAACGGCAAGAAGAGCAGGAAAAAAAGCGCCGGGCGCGCATTCGCAGTCACTACGTACCGGCAGACGTCTTGGCCGTAACGTTTGAAACGCTCGATTTTGACGGCGCGCGCAAGGAGGCGATCATCGCCGCATCGACGTTCGCGGCGAGTTTTCAACCGTCAGAGCACGCACGCGGTCTTTACTTGTACGGCGACTTCGGCGTCGGAAAAAGCTGTATCGCCGCAGCAATGGCGCACGAGCTAGCGCAACGGGACATTTCTGTATTTATGGTTTACGTGCCCGAGTTTTTTCGCGAGCTCAAAGAATCGCTACAAGATGGGTCCTCTGCGCACAAAATTGAGGCAGTCAAAACGGTCGACGTGCTCATTCTCGACGATCTCGGAGCAGAAGTGATTTCCCCGTGGGTTCGCGACGAAGTGTTGGGCAGTATTTTGCAATATCGCGTAGCCAATAAGTTGGCGACGGTGTACACGTCTAATTTGTCTTACGAAGAACTGGAAGAGCATTTGGCGTATTCGCAAAAAAATGGGTTCGAGGCGTTGAAGGCGAAGCGCATCATGGAACGCATTCGCCACGAAACGGACGCGTACTACGTCGGTGGTCCTAACCGTCGCGGCGGCGCATAG
- the ytaF gene encoding sporulation membrane protein YtaF, translated as MNALTILLFAAAASLDNLAVGISFGIRRTHIPLLSNAIIAAITMTVTYVALVAGNTFTHLLPERWAQTAGGTFIVAIGLWSIISNVHKKMTALTVSHVPASLSSVLRNPATADRDANAVISWKESFLLGTALALNNVAMGIGAGAAGLSPLWTTLAAGAFSLLALGGGASLGNKVVKTLFGSYSNLVAGVLLIAIGVYQIYFA; from the coding sequence GTGAACGCGTTAACCATTTTATTATTTGCTGCCGCCGCCAGTTTAGACAACTTAGCTGTCGGCATCTCCTTCGGCATCCGCCGCACGCACATTCCGCTCTTGTCCAACGCGATTATTGCCGCGATTACGATGACGGTCACTTACGTCGCCCTAGTGGCGGGGAACACTTTCACCCATTTGCTTCCGGAGAGGTGGGCTCAGACCGCTGGCGGAACGTTCATCGTCGCGATCGGGCTCTGGTCGATCATTAGTAACGTGCACAAAAAAATGACCGCCTTAACAGTAAGCCACGTCCCAGCTTCACTGTCAAGCGTGCTGCGCAACCCCGCGACTGCCGACCGCGACGCGAACGCCGTTATTTCTTGGAAAGAATCGTTTTTGCTCGGTACAGCACTCGCTTTAAACAATGTTGCCATGGGAATCGGCGCCGGGGCCGCAGGCCTTTCCCCGCTTTGGACGACGCTAGCAGCCGGTGCTTTCTCATTGCTTGCTCTCGGTGGTGGCGCCAGTCTCGGCAATAAGGTAGTCAAGACGTTGTTCGGTAGTTATTCAAACCTCGTTGCCGGCGTCTTGCTTATCGCCATCGGCGTATACCAGATCTACTTTGCATAA
- a CDS encoding HutP family protein, translated as MCPEQSEQRNIDQSEKWSPLLKGDIGKIAAMTALLLGGNNEQQLIDAVRKKGYLIVTGHVGAMESQKVVGAIESAAKRSALVDSDLYREQHALYHALMEALSGISRGQISFGGVLRTVGLRYTVVRGLKSPAARAEGEWIAVALYGTIGAPIKGAEHEVLGLGINHI; from the coding sequence ATGTGTCCCGAGCAAAGTGAGCAGCGCAACATCGATCAAAGTGAGAAGTGGTCGCCGTTATTAAAAGGCGATATTGGCAAAATTGCCGCTATGACCGCTCTGTTGCTGGGCGGCAACAACGAGCAACAGTTAATTGACGCTGTTAGAAAAAAAGGTTATTTAATTGTTACCGGCCATGTCGGCGCGATGGAATCACAAAAAGTCGTCGGCGCGATCGAGTCGGCGGCAAAGCGTTCGGCTCTCGTCGACAGTGACTTGTACCGGGAGCAACACGCGCTATACCACGCCTTGATGGAGGCGCTCTCCGGCATTAGTCGCGGGCAAATTTCGTTTGGCGGCGTCCTTCGTACAGTCGGTTTACGCTATACCGTCGTGCGCGGTTTAAAGTCGCCTGCTGCGCGTGCGGAAGGTGAGTGGATTGCCGTCGCTCTTTACGGCACAATCGGCGCGCCGATTAAAGGCGCAGAGCACGAAGTGCTCGGCCTCGGCATCAACCACATTTGA
- a CDS encoding helix-turn-helix domain-containing protein, whose amino-acid sequence MKHHVGELIRRKRKELGLTLQDIAGPTLSVPTISNIERGITRNVSQKKLDYILHKLGINLAELLDVEQEESELEDFFTVKLNQVNALILNNCFDEADERLKALEQEVKKMSNAVHTCRLSLYRGKLFMYEKKFDRAEWEFHNVIRRCEEFDVPSDSNLVSEAYGNLGYIAYHQGNYNNAIKHTNKALHTFEATGERRYLKGRQLYNLALFYESMGKANKAYGLTSQALAIAKENGDYSSMINVYILKSIIQQNYFNINDALESLKEAQKFLHLTNDPKLTGIVWNNLGENYFLLGNYDMAELCFETSVAIKQKHLEDEFLIRSYMFLGQICAKRGNYSQAKTYLHEAIALSKKAGNQKYLVESLLSLTKVYLTCKETDNAKDVLETAYSFAKRHSFTKELREATVWLAQLYEKSDKEKFRKYTDELYTIEKESLLEGGIV is encoded by the coding sequence GTGAAGCACCATGTAGGAGAACTCATTCGACGGAAGCGAAAAGAACTCGGGTTAACGTTGCAAGATATAGCTGGTCCGACGTTGTCCGTACCGACGATCAGCAATATCGAACGCGGGATCACCCGCAACGTCTCGCAAAAAAAGCTGGATTACATTTTGCACAAACTTGGCATAAATTTAGCTGAGTTGCTCGATGTCGAGCAGGAGGAATCCGAGCTCGAAGACTTTTTTACCGTTAAACTAAATCAAGTGAACGCCCTAATTTTGAACAACTGTTTTGACGAGGCCGACGAGCGTCTGAAAGCATTGGAGCAAGAAGTGAAGAAAATGAGCAATGCCGTGCATACGTGCCGCCTCAGTCTGTACCGCGGCAAACTGTTTATGTACGAAAAAAAGTTTGACCGCGCTGAGTGGGAATTTCACAATGTCATCCGCCGCTGCGAAGAGTTCGACGTACCGTCGGACAGTAACCTCGTGTCCGAAGCTTATGGTAACTTAGGTTACATCGCTTACCACCAAGGCAACTACAACAACGCCATTAAGCACACGAACAAAGCGTTACACACCTTCGAGGCGACCGGGGAACGGCGCTATTTAAAAGGGCGTCAACTGTACAATTTAGCGTTGTTTTACGAAAGCATGGGGAAAGCGAATAAAGCGTACGGATTAACGTCGCAAGCACTCGCCATCGCTAAAGAAAACGGCGACTATTCCAGCATGATTAACGTGTACATTTTAAAGTCGATCATTCAACAAAACTACTTCAACATTAACGACGCACTCGAATCCCTCAAGGAAGCGCAAAAGTTTTTGCACTTGACGAATGACCCAAAACTGACGGGTATCGTGTGGAACAACCTCGGGGAGAACTATTTCTTGCTCGGCAACTACGACATGGCGGAACTGTGCTTTGAAACGTCGGTCGCGATCAAGCAAAAACATTTGGAAGACGAGTTTCTCATTCGATCCTATATGTTTCTCGGACAAATTTGCGCCAAGCGGGGCAATTACAGCCAAGCGAAAACGTACTTGCATGAGGCGATCGCTCTCTCCAAAAAGGCAGGTAACCAAAAGTATTTAGTGGAGTCGCTATTGTCTTTGACGAAAGTTTATTTGACGTGTAAAGAGACAGACAATGCCAAAGACGTCTTGGAAACCGCCTACAGTTTTGCGAAAAGGCACTCCTTTACAAAAGAGCTGCGGGAAGCGACTGTCTGGTTGGCCCAACTGTACGAGAAAAGCGATAAGGAGAAGTTCCGCAAGTATACGGATGAACTTTACACGATTGAAAAAGAAAGCTTACTGGAAGGAGGTATCGTTTAA
- the thrS gene encoding threonine--tRNA ligase: MSIDIQLPDGSVKQYDSTVTVADVAASISKSLEKNAVAGVVDGKVVDLSRTIDADAAVKIVTTNDEEGLEVLRHSCAHLMAQAIKRLYPEVKLGIGPVIENGFYYDIALPERLTPEDLPKIEKEMHKIVKENLRITRKVVSREEALALYEEAGDELKLELIRELPDEEEITIYEQGEFYDLCRGPHVPSTGKFKAFKLLSIAGAYWRGDSDRQMLTRIYGTVWPKKSQLDEYLKQLEEAKKRDHRKLGKQLGIFTLSQEVGQGLPLWLPNGATVRREIERYIVDLEERLGYKHVYTPHLASVELYKISGHWDHYQDDMYPPMKMDNEELVLRPMNCPHHMMIYRNDMRSYRDLPLRIAELGMMHRHEMSGALTGLQRVRAMTLNDAHIFCRTEQLKDEFKRVVELIAHVYRDFGIEDYYFRLSYRDPEDKEKYVQNDEMWEKAQAMLKETMDEMALEYVEAEGEAAFYGPKLDVQVRTALGKDETLSTVQLDFHLPNKFDLEYIGEDGQPHRPVVIHRGIVGTMERFVAFLLEYYIGNLPVWLSPEQARVIPVSDQFLDYANGVEDYLREKGIRVTVDRRDEKMGYKIREAQIQKIPYMLIVGGEEVKNRTVAVRERSEGDVGAKALEQFAAEVAAQIARHE, encoded by the coding sequence ATGAGTATTGATATACAACTGCCAGACGGTTCAGTCAAACAGTATGACTCCACGGTAACCGTCGCCGATGTGGCAGCTTCGATTAGTAAAAGCTTGGAAAAAAACGCGGTGGCCGGGGTCGTCGACGGAAAAGTGGTCGATTTATCCCGCACGATTGACGCGGATGCCGCCGTCAAAATAGTGACGACGAACGACGAAGAAGGGCTCGAAGTGCTCCGGCACAGCTGCGCCCACTTGATGGCGCAAGCGATTAAGCGGCTCTATCCCGAGGTGAAACTCGGCATCGGTCCGGTGATCGAGAACGGATTTTATTACGACATCGCTTTGCCGGAACGACTGACGCCGGAAGACTTGCCGAAGATCGAAAAAGAGATGCACAAAATCGTGAAAGAAAATTTGCGGATTACGCGTAAAGTCGTCTCGCGGGAAGAAGCGCTCGCGCTGTACGAGGAAGCGGGCGATGAGCTTAAATTGGAACTCATTCGCGAATTGCCGGACGAGGAAGAGATTACGATTTACGAGCAAGGCGAGTTTTACGATTTGTGCCGCGGGCCACACGTGCCGTCGACGGGTAAGTTCAAGGCGTTTAAGTTACTCAGTATCGCTGGCGCGTACTGGCGCGGTGACAGCGACCGACAAATGCTCACGCGCATCTACGGGACCGTCTGGCCGAAAAAATCACAGTTGGACGAGTACCTAAAACAACTAGAAGAGGCGAAAAAACGGGATCACCGCAAACTCGGTAAGCAGTTAGGCATTTTTACGCTGTCGCAAGAAGTCGGGCAAGGATTGCCGCTCTGGTTGCCGAACGGGGCGACGGTTAGACGAGAGATCGAGCGGTACATCGTCGATTTGGAAGAGCGGCTCGGCTATAAGCACGTATATACGCCGCACTTGGCGAGTGTCGAATTGTACAAAATCTCCGGACACTGGGATCATTATCAAGACGATATGTACCCGCCGATGAAGATGGACAACGAAGAGCTCGTACTGCGCCCGATGAACTGTCCACACCATATGATGATTTACCGTAACGACATGCGCAGCTACCGCGATTTGCCGTTGCGCATCGCCGAGCTGGGGATGATGCACCGCCACGAAATGTCCGGTGCGCTCACTGGTTTGCAGCGCGTGCGGGCGATGACGCTCAACGATGCCCACATCTTTTGCCGTACGGAACAGTTAAAGGATGAATTCAAGCGCGTCGTGGAATTGATTGCGCACGTGTATCGCGATTTCGGCATCGAGGATTACTATTTCCGCTTGTCTTATCGCGATCCGGAGGATAAGGAAAAGTACGTACAAAACGACGAGATGTGGGAAAAGGCACAAGCGATGTTGAAGGAAACGATGGACGAGATGGCGCTCGAGTACGTCGAGGCAGAAGGGGAAGCTGCTTTCTACGGGCCGAAACTCGATGTGCAAGTGCGGACGGCGCTCGGGAAAGACGAGACGCTGTCGACCGTGCAGTTGGACTTCCACTTGCCGAACAAGTTTGATCTCGAATATATCGGCGAAGACGGACAACCGCACCGCCCGGTCGTCATTCACCGCGGCATCGTCGGCACGATGGAACGGTTTGTCGCGTTTCTGCTCGAATATTACATCGGCAACTTACCCGTGTGGCTGTCGCCTGAACAAGCGCGCGTTATTCCGGTCTCCGACCAATTTCTCGACTATGCGAACGGAGTGGAAGATTATTTGCGCGAAAAAGGCATTCGCGTCACGGTCGACCGCCGCGATGAAAAAATGGGGTATAAAATTCGCGAAGCGCAAATACAAAAAATCCCCTACATGTTGATCGTCGGCGGGGAAGAAGTGAAAAACCGTACGGTTGCGGTGCGGGAACGGTCGGAAGGGGACGTGGGGGCAAAAGCGTTGGAGCAGTTTGCCGCAGAAGTTGCGGCACAAATCGCACGGCACGAATAA
- the thrS gene encoding threonine--tRNA ligase, with translation MYVHVTLPDGAVKQFRSGTTAGEVAAAISKSLSKVAVAAKVNGELVDLQTKLTQDAHVAILTLKDEEGLEVYRHSTTHLMAQAVKRLYPGAKLGVGPVIADGFYYDIELPQHVTEEDLPKIEQEMANIVQEDLPIERHVVSREEALCLYEEAGDPLKLELIRDLPEKAVITIYRQGEFFDLCRGPHVPSTGRIKAFKLLSIAGAYWRGDSERQMLTRIYGTVWPKKTDLDAYLQRREEVKKRDHRKLSRQLKLFMFSDQAPGMPFYLPNGMVLRNELEQLSRERQARVGYEEVLTPVMMNRGLWEQSGHWDHYRENMYFTEVDATAFALKPMNCPGHMLIFKNERRSYRDLPLRLSEFGHVHRHELSGSLNGMLRVRGFTQDDAHIFVRPDQIEAEVAHAMALVDDIYRVFGFPYAIELSTRPEDSMGDDALWEQAETALQRVLEARGVLYRVNEGDGAFYGPKIDFHIEDAIGRSHQCATIQLDFQMPQKFDLTYVGEDNDRHRPVVIHRAIFGSLDRFIGILVEHYGGAFPTWLAPVQVKALPIADNYAGFGQDVVNELTAAGIRAELDARDEKIGYKVREAEMQKVPYMLIVGQAEAASGTVAVRKRGVGDQGALPVAQFVADVRAEVATRGAVGVSVTDA, from the coding sequence ATGTATGTACACGTTACGTTGCCGGATGGGGCAGTTAAACAGTTTCGCTCCGGCACGACGGCAGGAGAAGTCGCTGCAGCGATCAGTAAAAGTTTGTCCAAGGTGGCAGTAGCGGCCAAAGTTAACGGCGAACTCGTCGATTTACAGACGAAGCTTACCCAAGATGCACACGTAGCGATTTTGACGCTCAAAGACGAAGAAGGGTTGGAAGTGTACCGACATAGTACGACCCACTTGATGGCGCAAGCAGTGAAACGGCTGTACCCTGGGGCGAAGTTAGGTGTCGGTCCGGTCATCGCTGACGGTTTTTACTACGACATTGAGCTGCCACAGCATGTGACCGAGGAGGATTTACCGAAGATTGAACAGGAAATGGCAAACATTGTCCAAGAAGATTTGCCGATTGAGCGGCACGTCGTTTCCCGGGAGGAAGCACTCTGTTTGTACGAAGAAGCCGGTGATCCGCTCAAGCTGGAACTCATTCGCGACTTACCGGAAAAAGCGGTCATTACGATTTACCGGCAGGGAGAGTTTTTTGACTTGTGTCGCGGGCCGCATGTGCCGTCGACGGGGCGGATCAAGGCGTTTAAGCTGCTCAGTATTGCCGGTGCCTACTGGCGCGGCGACAGCGAGCGGCAAATGCTCACGCGCATCTACGGCACAGTCTGGCCGAAAAAAACGGATTTAGACGCGTATTTACAGCGACGGGAAGAGGTGAAAAAGCGCGACCACCGCAAACTCAGCCGTCAACTAAAGTTATTTATGTTTTCCGACCAGGCGCCGGGCATGCCGTTCTACTTGCCCAACGGGATGGTCTTGCGCAATGAGTTGGAACAATTATCTCGCGAACGACAAGCGCGTGTCGGATACGAGGAAGTGCTTACGCCCGTCATGATGAACCGCGGCCTGTGGGAGCAGTCGGGGCACTGGGACCACTACCGGGAAAATATGTATTTTACGGAAGTGGATGCGACAGCTTTTGCACTGAAGCCGATGAACTGTCCGGGGCATATGCTCATTTTTAAAAATGAGCGGCGTTCGTACCGGGATTTGCCGCTGCGCTTGTCCGAGTTTGGCCACGTGCACCGGCACGAACTGTCCGGGTCGCTCAACGGGATGCTGCGGGTACGCGGCTTTACGCAGGACGACGCGCACATTTTCGTCCGTCCGGATCAAATTGAGGCAGAAGTGGCCCACGCGATGGCGCTCGTCGACGATATTTACCGTGTGTTCGGCTTTCCGTACGCGATCGAACTGTCGACGCGGCCGGAAGATTCGATGGGCGACGATGCGCTCTGGGAACAGGCGGAAACAGCCCTACAGCGCGTACTCGAGGCGCGCGGGGTCCTGTATCGCGTCAACGAAGGAGACGGTGCCTTCTACGGTCCGAAGATCGACTTTCATATCGAAGATGCGATCGGGCGTAGCCACCAATGTGCGACGATCCAGCTCGACTTCCAAATGCCGCAGAAGTTTGACCTCACATACGTCGGGGAAGACAACGACCGCCACCGTCCCGTCGTCATTCACCGCGCCATTTTTGGCTCGCTTGACCGCTTTATCGGCATTTTGGTCGAGCATTACGGTGGGGCGTTTCCGACGTGGCTCGCACCGGTGCAAGTGAAAGCTTTGCCGATTGCCGACAACTACGCCGGTTTTGGGCAGGACGTTGTCAATGAGTTAACAGCGGCAGGCATACGCGCCGAGTTGGATGCGCGTGACGAGAAGATCGGGTACAAAGTGCGCGAAGCAGAAATGCAAAAAGTGCCGTACATGCTCATCGTCGGCCAAGCGGAAGCGGCGAGCGGCACGGTCGCGGTACGGAAGCGCGGTGTCGGCGATCAGGGGGCGCTGCCGGTGGCTCAATTTGTCGCTGATGTGCGGGCGGAAGTTGCTACGCGGGGTGCAGTTGGCGTGAGCGTGACTGATGCTTAA
- the infC gene encoding translation initiation factor IF-3 yields MLVNENIRAREVRLIGPKGDQLGIRSLRDALQLARESNLDLVNVAPNARPPVCRVMDYGKYRYEQSKREKEARKKQKVISLKEVRLSSTIEEHDFQTKLRNAKKFIKAGDKVKCSIRFRGREITHQDIGREILGRIAEELKDEAEVERRPKLEGRSMIMILVPKTPKQ; encoded by the coding sequence ATGTTAGTTAACGAGAACATACGGGCGCGGGAAGTGCGGTTAATTGGTCCGAAAGGTGACCAGTTGGGGATCCGGTCGTTGCGCGATGCGCTGCAACTGGCACGGGAGTCAAACTTAGATTTGGTCAATGTCGCACCGAATGCGAGGCCACCTGTATGTCGGGTAATGGATTACGGGAAGTACCGCTACGAACAATCCAAGCGGGAAAAAGAAGCGCGTAAAAAACAAAAGGTGATTTCCCTTAAAGAGGTTCGCCTCAGTTCAACAATCGAGGAACACGACTTTCAGACGAAACTCCGCAACGCGAAGAAGTTCATCAAAGCTGGGGACAAAGTGAAATGCTCCATCCGCTTCCGCGGGCGGGAAATTACGCACCAAGACATTGGGCGCGAAATTTTGGGCCGCATTGCGGAAGAGTTGAAAGATGAGGCGGAAGTCGAGCGCCGTCCGAAACTCGAAGGGCGGAGCATGATTATGATTTTAGTTCCTAAAACACCAAAACAGTAG
- the rpmI gene encoding 50S ribosomal protein L35 — MPKMKTHSGAAKRFRKTATGKIKRFKAYSNHNFGCKTAKQKRSLRSSAIMASGDVKRTKQLIAYK; from the coding sequence ATGCCAAAAATGAAAACACACAGCGGTGCAGCAAAACGATTCCGCAAAACCGCAACGGGGAAAATTAAACGTTTCAAAGCATACAGCAACCACAATTTCGGTTGCAAAACGGCCAAGCAAAAGCGCAGTTTGCGCAGTTCGGCGATTATGGCCAGCGGCGATGTGAAACGTACGAAGCAATTGATCGCATATAAATAA
- the rplT gene encoding 50S ribosomal protein L20 translates to MPRVKGGPVTRQRRKRVLKLAKGYYGSKHSLFKTAKQQVMKSHMYAYRDRRVRKREFRKLWITRINAAARSNGLSYNKLMHGLKVAGVDINRKMLADLAVYDEKAFSELVNLAKAQGNA, encoded by the coding sequence ATGCCGAGAGTAAAAGGTGGCCCGGTGACGCGTCAGCGCCGCAAACGGGTATTAAAGCTTGCAAAAGGATATTACGGTTCAAAACATAGCTTGTTTAAAACAGCAAAGCAACAAGTGATGAAATCTCACATGTACGCATACCGCGATCGTCGGGTGCGCAAGCGCGAATTCCGCAAGTTGTGGATTACGCGTATTAATGCAGCTGCGCGTTCGAACGGATTGTCGTACAACAAATTAATGCACGGTTTGAAAGTGGCTGGCGTCGACATTAACCGCAAAATGCTGGCGGACTTAGCCGTGTACGATGAAAAGGCGTTTTCTGAACTCGTCAATCTTGCAAAAGCGCAAGGTAACGCGTAA